The Tessaracoccus timonensis sequence GGCAGCCCATCCCGCTGCATGCGACGTGGGGAGAATTCGAGCCCGGCTTCTGCCTTCTCTACACCAACGTCGACGCCATCGTCGTGGATGCTCAAAGAGACTATGACGGAGGCCGTTGGGCTGACAACGATGTCAAGCTGGTGATGCAACGCACCAACGGCGCCCGCTTTACGGAGGAAGTGAAGCCCAGCGAAACCATCGGCAGGACCGGTACGGAGCTGCTCTTAGACGATGGGACGGACGACGATGCCGTCCGGGCGTTGGCTATCCCGACAGTGATCTGGAGTGAAGACAAGCTTTTTTCGACACGCAACCTCGTCGTGTTGTTGGCTACCACGCTCACCATCACACTCGCAATGGCCATCGTTCCTAAATCCATGTTCTACTTCGTTTTCTTGGCCGGCGGCGCGGTGGGCGAGTCGATTCGCCGGTTCTGGAAATCGCGCAACCACGCGCAGATCATGGCACCAGACAAGCTGGGCATCACGATGGAGACCATCCACCCCTACGCGCTCACCCGCGAGCAGGGCAAGCTGTGGGTGCCGCCGTCGGCGAATGCAGACCGTCGTCAGCTGGTGTTCCAACGCGTCGATGCCATCCGCACGCACTATTTGGAACTGCGCGAAGACATCGCCTACCGGATCGAGTGTTCGGCACTCTTCGACCAGGCCGTGCCCGCGACGGCCGAATTCGAGGCTGCGCTCGTGGCGTTCGACGACGCCACCGACGCCACAGATACTGACCAGCTCGACGCGCTCGCTTCGGATGTGGAGGTGAGCTTCAACGTCGCCCAGGCGAACGCTGAACGGCTCGGCTTCGAGCATCTGCCTGAGCAGGCTCGCTCGGATGCCCGACGAGCCGGCAAGGCCGCGCGCCTCGCGGCCGGGGCCACGACGGAGGGCGAGCGTCAGGCGTCGCTCACCCAGGTCAAGCGCATTCTTGACTCGCTGGCGCTCTACTACCTGCCCACACTCGACGAACGCCTCGCCATCGAAGCCGGGCCGAGCGCCGTGCAACCGTGATGGTGTGAGATCTATTGCGGATTTCCGCAACAAATCTCACACGTTGAGGCATCTGCAGTACGCCCGCGCCCTCTTGCCACCCCACCCGCCCAGTTGCAATCCGCGGGCTACTTGCTGCGCGCTCGTGCACGCGTCGACGACGACCTGCCGCCAGCCGAAACGCACGGTGCGCTCGTCGCGGTCGAGCATGTGCACGTTGTCGCGGTGGTAGTCGTGGGCCTTGTCACGGTGGTAGCGGCCACCGTCGAGTTCGACGATGAGCGCGTATTCGTCGTACACGTTGTCGACGCGTCCCCCACTGCGACGCTGCTGCCTCGCCGGAGCCGGCAGCCCATGCTTACGCAACACGTTGCGCTGGAACAGATACTCCAGCACGCTCTCGATGCCGGCGCCCGCAGTGGAACACAGCTCGACGATCAACGCACGGTGGCGCTGCCTGGCGCGCTGGCGAACGCGATTGAGCACACGCTGTCTGGTGGTGAACCCGTCGGCCAATGCACGCGTGAGCAGAGCGACGGCGGGGATTTCCGGGCGAATGTCGGCGGTGTCGAGCACGGTGTCCTCGACGGTGGTGATGGCCGGGGTACCCCGCGAGGCCCGGGTGCCCCGTCGGAAGCGAATCCGGTACGGCCCGAGCTGGAACTCCCGCCTCGCATGGGCCACGCAAATCACGATCTCCTTGGGCTCATCCTCGATGATGCCGCGCACGAACGCTGCGGCTTCCATGCCCGCTACCGCATCGTCGCCTCCGACGAGCAACCCCGCCCACAGCGCACTCATCCAGGTGAGCGGCGCCGTCAGGTATACGCCTGGTGCGCATCGCTGCCACCGGCGGGTGAGACGCATGATCTGCCCGCGTGAATAGCCCATGGCGGTGAGCTGGCGGCTGCTGATCACGCCCGCTTGTTGGCGGAGGACTCGCTCGAGTTCTTGCGCTGCTCCCATTCCACGATCCTGGCGCACGCAGGAGGCCACACGAAAGGGGGTGTGGATAACTCACAATGTGTGAGATCTATTGCGGATTTCCGCAACAAATCTCACACTATGAGGGCTGTGGGCCCTACAGTTCGGCGCGGAGGGCCTGCAGGCGGCGGACGGATTCGTCGCGGCCCAGGATTTCCATCGACTCGAACAGTGGCGGCGACACCTTCTTACCCGCGATCGCCACCCGCAGCGGGCCGAACGCGAACCTCGGCTTGATGCCCAAGCCATCGCACAGACGTTCGCGCAGCGCAGCCTGGATTGCGGCGGCTTCCATGGGCACCGATTCCATCACCGCGAGCGCCTCGTCGAGCACCTGGGCGGCGTCCTCCTTCAGCGTGGCGCGGGCGTCGTCGGCGATCTGGATGTCGTTCGAGAACAGATAGTCGAGCTGCGGCAGCGCACCCGAAAGCGTCACCAAGCGCTCCTGAATGATGGGCACGGCCTGGCGCAGCACGTCGAGGCTCATTTGCTCCTCCCACTGCCCGTATTCCTTCGCCCATGCGACGATGCGCTGGGTGAGTTCGTCGGCGCTCAGCGAGCGGATGTAGTGGCCGTTCAGCCAATCGAGTTTCTGGAGGTCGAAGATGGGCCCGACGGTGTGCACCTTGCTCCAGGAGAACTCGGCCACGAACTCGTCGAAGGTCTTCACCTCGGATTCCTCGTCGCCGGCGTAGCCAAGCAGCTGCAGGAAGTTACGCACCGCCTCCGGCAGGTAGCCCTGCTCCTTGAACCACATGAGCCGCGCGGCAGGGTTCTTGCGCTTCGAGATCTTCGACTTGTCGGTGTTGCGCAGCAGCGGCATGTGCGCGAACTGCGGCACCTGCCAGCCCAGCCACTGGTAGAGCAGCACGTGCTTCGGCGTCGACGAAATCCACTCCTCGCCGCGCACGACGGTGTTGATGCCCATCAGGTGATCGTCGACGACGACGGCCATGTGGTAGGTGGGGAACCCGTCGGTCTTCAGGATGACCTGGTCGTCGGGGCGGGGCGCCTTCACCTCGCCGCGAATGAGGTCGTCGAAGGTGAGAGGGACATCGTCGGGAATGAGCATGCGCACCACCGGCGTCTCAGAAAAGCCGGGCAGGGCGGCGCGCTCTTCCTTCGTCTTGCCGTAGCAGAGTCTGTCATAGCCGGTGATCGACTGCTTGCTCTTGGCCTGCTCGTCGCGCATCTGTTTCAGCCGCTCGGGCGAGCACCAGCAGTAGTAGGCGTGGCCGTCGGCGATGAGCTGTTCGACGTAGGGCTGGTAGGTTTCCAGTCGCTCGGACTGTCGGTACGGAGCAAACTCTCCACCGATGTGTGGGCCCTCGTCAGGCTGCAACCCGAGCCAGGCGAGCGAATCGTAGATCTGCTGCTCGCTGCCTTCGACGAGGCGGGCCTGGTCGGTGTCTTCGATACGGAGCACGAACTGCCCCCCGGTTTTCCTCGCCCATGCAAGGTCGAACAGGGCCATGAAGGCAGTTCCGACGTGGGGATCTCCGGTGGGCGATGGGGCGACGCGGGTGCGGGCAGGCGTGATCTCAGACATAGTGCAGCCAGCCTATCGCCTGCCGGCACAATGAGCGCGCTCAGCGCTCCTCGTCGATCTTCTTGACAACGTCCATCTCGACGCCGGTGCCTTCCGGGTCGCGCAGCCTGGATGCGGGGTCGACGAGCACCAGCCGCCGCTCCCCTGTTCCGCCCAGCTGCTCCATCGCATCAAGCAACATGCGTCGACCGATCGGGTTGATGTGCGTGACGTCGCTCAGATCGACGACGACGGTGTCCTCGTCCGGAATATCGGCCAGCTCGCGCAGGAGGCGCTCCACCGAGCCAAAGTACAGCGCGCCGCGCAGTCGCAGGTGGCGGGCCAAACCGTCGCGCAGCTTCACTTCGCGGCTCGACTCCAGCAGGCGCACCCTCGCTTCCTGCACCTCCATGAGATGCAGGTTGAGGTCGCGCGAGAGATGCTCAAATATGCGCACCCCGCGCACACTGTGCCCGTGGCTGTCTACCTTCGGCGAGAAGGCTGCCAGACCGGCCTGGCCGGGCAGTGCGCCGAGGATGCCGCCTGACACCCCGGATTTCGCGGGGATGCCCACGGTGGTCATCCAGTCGCCGGCGGCGTCGTACATGCCGCAGGTCATCATCACCGACAGCACGTACCGGCACACCCACGCCGGCACCACCTGCTCGCCCGTGACAGGGTTGCGCCCGCCCATCGCCAGGGTGACGGCCATCGTCGCGAGGTCCTTCGTCGTCACTTTGGTGGCACACTGGCGCGTATATTCGCCGACGATGTCGCGCGGGTCCTGCTCGATCACCCCGACGTTGCGCAACATGTTGGCGATTGCGCGGTTGCGAAACGACGTCGCAAACTCCGATGTGTAGACGTCCTCGTCGACGGTCAACTGCCGCCCCGCAAACCGCGACAGGCCCTCGACGATCATGTCGGTGCGCGCACGCAGCGGCGCCTGCGGACCACCGATCATGGCGTGCACCGCCATGGCACCCGCGTTAATCATGGGGTTCTGTGGCCGACCGTCTTCGCGCAATGAGAGGTCGTTGAACGCGTCCCCCGACGGCTCCACCCCCACCTGCTGCAGGGTTGCTTCGAGTCCTCGTTCGTGTAGCGCGAGCGCGTACACGAAAGGCTTCGACATCGACTGAATCGTGAACTCGATGTCGGCGTCGCCCGCACCGTATACCGTGCCATCGCCCATGCACACGGCGACGGCGAGTGGGTTCGGGTCGACGTTACCTAGCTCGGGGATGTAATCGGCCAGGGCCCCCTCGTCGTTACGCTCGCAGGCCTGGAGCACTTCTCGAAGATATTGAGGTACCTGGGTGCGCATGTGCACAGGCTAACTGTGATAGCTACTTCGACGCACTTCCGGCATGCTTAGATGCATGGACGACGCCACACGCGCAGCACGCGACGAGATTCGGCAGGAGCCTCCTTCGACGCCGGCGAAGGCGACGCGTTTCCTCACCCACATCCTCGACGACGTGGCCACGATTCCGGGCACCAACATTCGGGTCGGGCTTGACCCGGTGCTGAGCCTCATTCCCGGTGTGGGCAGCAGCGTGGGCGCCGTGCTGGCGACGTCGGTCATCATCGACGCGATCCGGCTGCGCGCACCTCTGCCGGTGCTGGCCCGGATGGGCGCGAATTACCTCATTGACTGGCTGATCGGGCTCATTCCCATCGTCGGGGCGCTGGGCGACGTCGCGTACCGCTCCAACCGCCGCAACCTTCGGCTTCTGAACCGCACCATCGCTAATCGGGAGCAGGTGCGTAAGGCGAGCGTGAAGTACTGGATCGCCGCGGCTGCCATCCTCGTCGGCGTACTTGTTGTGACTCTCGTGTTGGGAATTTGGCTGCTGGTGTGGCTGTGGCAGGCCCTCGCTGCGGCGTAGCCCTGGTGGTAGTCGATATGCTCTAGAGCATGACTGCGCAGCCCTCGAACTACCTATACGAAGCCGTCAAGGCTGACACCGAATCCGGTCGATACGGCCACCGTGTGCAGACCCGGTTCCCACCCGAGCCCAACGGATATCTCCACATCGGCCATGCGAAAGCCATCGTTGCTGACTTCAGCGTCGCCGAAGACTTCGATGGCATCTGCATGCTGCGCTTGGACGACACCAATCCCGAGGCCGAAAACCCTGAGTTCGTGCAGTCCATTATCGACGACATTCGCTGGCTGGGCTACGAGCCGGCGGAGGTGCGGTTCGCGTCGGACTACTTCCAGCAGCTGTACGAGTGGGCCGAGCAGCTCATCGAGAAGGGGCTGGCCTACGTCGACGACCAAAATGCCGAAGAAATCTCCGCCACGCGGGGCTCATTCACCGAGCCGGGGACCCCGTCGCCGTACCGCGACCGCACCCCGGAGGAGAACCTCGACCTGTTCCGCCGCATGCGCGCTGGGGAATTTGCCGACGGCGAGAAGACACTGCGCGCCAAGATCGACATGGCGCACGAGAACATGCAGATGCGCGACCCGCTGATGTATCGCATCCGCAAGATAGAACACCATCAAACCGGCTGGGACTGGCCCATCTACCCGACCTACGACTGGGCGCACGGGCAGTCTGACGCGATCGAGGGCGTCACGCACTCGATGTGTTCGCTCGAGTTCGAATCACACCGCCCGCTCTACGACTGGTTCCTGCAGGCGCTCGAGCTCGAACAGGCCCCCCGCCAGATCGAGTTCGCCCGCCTCGAGCTCACGCACACGGTGACGAGCAAACGTCGGCTCCTCAAACTGGTGCAGGAAGGTGTGGTCGATGGCTGGGACGACCCGCGCATGCCCACCATCCGTGGGCTGCGTCGACGTGGCTACCCCGCCACTGCGTTGCGCGAGTTCTGCACGGCAGTGGGCATCACGCGCGTGCAGTCTCGCAAGGCCATCGAGGAGCTGGAGAGCTACGTGCGCCAGGAGCTGAACCGCACTGCGCAACGCCGCATGGCAGTGCTCCGCCCGCTCAAGCTCACCATCACCGACTGGCCGACCGACGAGGGCGGTGAGCCCGTCGTCGAGTGGTTCGAGGTCATGAACAACCCGGAGAATCCCGACGACGGCACCCGCAAAGTGCCGTTCACGGGCGAACTGTGGATCGAGCAGGACGATTTCCGGGAGGTGCCGCCGCCGAAGTACTTCCGCCTC is a genomic window containing:
- a CDS encoding glutaminase, with translation MRTQVPQYLREVLQACERNDEGALADYIPELGNVDPNPLAVAVCMGDGTVYGAGDADIEFTIQSMSKPFVYALALHERGLEATLQQVGVEPSGDAFNDLSLREDGRPQNPMINAGAMAVHAMIGGPQAPLRARTDMIVEGLSRFAGRQLTVDEDVYTSEFATSFRNRAIANMLRNVGVIEQDPRDIVGEYTRQCATKVTTKDLATMAVTLAMGGRNPVTGEQVVPAWVCRYVLSVMMTCGMYDAAGDWMTTVGIPAKSGVSGGILGALPGQAGLAAFSPKVDSHGHSVRGVRIFEHLSRDLNLHLMEVQEARVRLLESSREVKLRDGLARHLRLRGALYFGSVERLLRELADIPDEDTVVVDLSDVTHINPIGRRMLLDAMEQLGGTGERRLVLVDPASRLRDPEGTGVEMDVVKKIDEER
- the gltX gene encoding glutamate--tRNA ligase, whose protein sequence is MSEITPARTRVAPSPTGDPHVGTAFMALFDLAWARKTGGQFVLRIEDTDQARLVEGSEQQIYDSLAWLGLQPDEGPHIGGEFAPYRQSERLETYQPYVEQLIADGHAYYCWCSPERLKQMRDEQAKSKQSITGYDRLCYGKTKEERAALPGFSETPVVRMLIPDDVPLTFDDLIRGEVKAPRPDDQVILKTDGFPTYHMAVVVDDHLMGINTVVRGEEWISSTPKHVLLYQWLGWQVPQFAHMPLLRNTDKSKISKRKNPAARLMWFKEQGYLPEAVRNFLQLLGYAGDEESEVKTFDEFVAEFSWSKVHTVGPIFDLQKLDWLNGHYIRSLSADELTQRIVAWAKEYGQWEEQMSLDVLRQAVPIIQERLVTLSGALPQLDYLFSNDIQIADDARATLKEDAAQVLDEALAVMESVPMEAAAIQAALRERLCDGLGIKPRFAFGPLRVAIAGKKVSPPLFESMEILGRDESVRRLQALRAEL
- a CDS encoding DUF4112 domain-containing protein; the encoded protein is MDDATRAARDEIRQEPPSTPAKATRFLTHILDDVATIPGTNIRVGLDPVLSLIPGVGSSVGAVLATSVIIDAIRLRAPLPVLARMGANYLIDWLIGLIPIVGALGDVAYRSNRRNLRLLNRTIANREQVRKASVKYWIAAAAILVGVLVVTLVLGIWLLVWLWQALAAA
- a CDS encoding glutamine--tRNA ligase/YqeY domain fusion protein, whose translation is MTAQPSNYLYEAVKADTESGRYGHRVQTRFPPEPNGYLHIGHAKAIVADFSVAEDFDGICMLRLDDTNPEAENPEFVQSIIDDIRWLGYEPAEVRFASDYFQQLYEWAEQLIEKGLAYVDDQNAEEISATRGSFTEPGTPSPYRDRTPEENLDLFRRMRAGEFADGEKTLRAKIDMAHENMQMRDPLMYRIRKIEHHQTGWDWPIYPTYDWAHGQSDAIEGVTHSMCSLEFESHRPLYDWFLQALELEQAPRQIEFARLELTHTVTSKRRLLKLVQEGVVDGWDDPRMPTIRGLRRRGYPATALREFCTAVGITRVQSRKAIEELESYVRQELNRTAQRRMAVLRPLKLTITDWPTDEGGEPVVEWFEVMNNPENPDDGTRKVPFTGELWIEQDDFREVPPPKYFRLSPGKEVRLRGAFLVTATDVVKDEDGNVVEVLCTHDPESRGGTAPDGRKVKSTMHWVSRRHAVDIQAALYERLFTAEAPGAATGEPLDDLNRNSREVLEQCKGEPALADADSGQVLQFERIGYFAVDPEQPRLFHRTVGLRDEWAALQKRANK
- a CDS encoding type IV toxin-antitoxin system AbiEi family antitoxin domain-containing protein is translated as MGAAQELERVLRQQAGVISSRQLTAMGYSRGQIMRLTRRWQRCAPGVYLTAPLTWMSALWAGLLVGGDDAVAGMEAAAFVRGIIEDEPKEIVICVAHARREFQLGPYRIRFRRGTRASRGTPAITTVEDTVLDTADIRPEIPAVALLTRALADGFTTRQRVLNRVRQRARQRHRALIVELCSTAGAGIESVLEYLFQRNVLRKHGLPAPARQQRRSGGRVDNVYDEYALIVELDGGRYHRDKAHDYHRDNVHMLDRDERTVRFGWRQVVVDACTSAQQVARGLQLGGWGGKRARAYCRCLNV